The Cryptomeria japonica chromosome 9, Sugi_1.0, whole genome shotgun sequence DNA segment tttattttacatTCGTATTGATTGTttacattatttcattggtttatttagaattatttaattagatagggattcatgatttccttttatttctaattgatttgatagatgaattttacatatgacaGACTTATCTGCTTCACTAGTCCATACAAACTGACATTTTCTACCCCCCTTTATAGTGTCAATCAAaggtgcacatacaccactaaaattcttaataaacttcctatagaagcttgcaagaccatgaaaactctttacctcacttgcatttctaggtgtaggccaattgaggatttcttccaccttggatggatccatcttgaggttgctCTTGGTGATAAAAAACCAAGAAACACTAACACCTCCTACAAGAAGacacatttttccaaattgatcttcaactgctcttcattcaaccttttcaacACCAAACCCAAATGTATTAGATGTTCATCTTTATTCTTCCTAAAAATCAAGATAtaatctaagtatacaacaacaaaataATTGATAAAGGGTTTGATGACTTCATTCttgagtctcatgaatgtaataGGAGCATTTGAGAGGCCAAATGGCATATCCatccactcataaagtccttcatttgttttaagtgttgtcttccactcatatcCCTCTCTTATCTTGATTTGATGGTTGttgctcttcaaatccaccttggaATAGTGCTTGGCTCCTACTAGATAGTCCATCAAGTCTTCTATCCAAGGCATAGACAACCTATACttgattgtgatcttgtttatggctcttgaatccatACATAAtatccatgtaccttctttctttggGGCCAATACCACAGGGACAACATACGGGCTAATGCTCTTCCTTATTAACCTTCTCTAGCAACTCATGTATGTGCCTTGCAAGTTCTTCATTCTGATCAGGGGTCAACTTGTATGCTGCTTTGTTGGGAAATGTAGATCTTGGTATGAGGTCAATGCAGTGAATTACATATCTGAAAGGTGGTAGGGTCTCTGGCTTGCTTCCTGCAACTACacccttgtatctttccaacaaCTCTTTCACCTCTCTTGGACCTGTAGTCCTCTCTTgcaccttgtcttcttctttcttcctcactTCTTCTCTTGGCTTCACCACTATGGTAAAGCATGGGGTATCCTTCTCTTTGATTGTCTGCATAAACTCCTTacctactaacatgacactagtcacatCATGATTGTCTTTACCATCATCTGGTAGTGGGGTCATAGTGTATTGCACACCAtctttggtcaacttgtagacattTTTCTTCCCATCATGCTTTGAGTCTACATCATATTGACATGGACTTCCTAGGAggaaatggcaagcatccatctctataacatcacacaaaatcttgtctctATATTCACCTATATGAAAATccacccaaacttgttcacttaccaaGGCTTGCTGCTCTTTGCTCAATCAgaagaccttgtaggggtaagggtgAGGGAGTTTCTTCAATCCAAGTTTCTTGACCATCTATGTTGAAGCAAGATTACCAGTTGACCTTGAGTCCACAATGACTCAACATACTTGTCCACTTACCTTGCAAGTAGTTCTAAACACTGCATTCCTTTATGGTGGCTCCTTGGTGGTTGATACCTTCAAGAGGGTCGTTTTGAACATTAGACACTCCTCTTGGTCTAGATCTTCATGCCTTGAAGGTGAGTTCACACTTTGTGTGTCATCCTCTTATGCCAAATGAACTCTTCTTTCTCGACCTTGACTGATAGAACCTTTCTTTTCTGGACATTTGAATgattggtggccaacttgattacatgtgaaacatCTTCCAGTGAAAATAATGGTTCCTCTACCTCAAAATCTACCTCATCTATTTGGTCTTATTCCTTTGAAACTACCTCTGTGGCTTGTATCTCCTTCTAGTTCCCGGTTACTTGAGTCTCCTTGTGGTCTAGGAgatgttcctcttccaccaaatctaacCCTTCCTCTGAAGTTTCCTCCTCTTCCTCGACCTTGTTGGTCTCCCTTTCTTCTGAAGTTTTCTTCACTTCTTAATGCCATTTGATAACATTTATGAATTGTCTCAGGATTGAAGAcacttagttcatcttgaatggcatacttgaggccattcatgtatcttgccATCTTTTGCTTCTCACTCTCTAACACCCTTGCTCGTAGGGACATTTTGTGAAACAcctatgtggtgcaggagcacttaggaCTTGGTCTTATAGGTTTTTCCCAATTTTGGCTTATACTGACCATAGCCAAGTTAGGTACATAATAAGGACTCCATGAGGTTCCAAGAGTAATTTTGATGAGTAAAATGTAGGGctagattgagttagttcttcttaggtttgcattttgtgcataagtagtggtttgagtaggaaattgaccttcttggtGGTCAAAAGTGGAAAAAcatggtata contains these protein-coding regions:
- the LOC131026740 gene encoding uncharacterized protein LOC131026740; the protein is MDACHFLLGSPCQYDVDSKHDGKKNVYKLTKDGVQYTMTPLPDDGKDNHDVTSVMLVGKEFMQTIKEKDTPCFTIVVKPREEVRKKEEDKVQERTTGPREVKELLERYKGVVAGSKPETLPPFRYVIHCIDLIPRSTFPNKAAYKLTPDQNEELARHIHELLEKVNKEEH